The following are encoded in a window of Paraburkholderia sp. HP33-1 genomic DNA:
- the scpB gene encoding SMC-Scp complex subunit ScpB, translating into MNTQEAKIVLETALICAQEPLKLGDLRKLFADGVSADTVRTLLEDLKRDWSGRGVELVGLASGWRFQSKPAMRSYLDRLHPEKPPKYSRAVLETLAIIAYRQPVTRGDIEEIRGVTVNTQVVKQLEDRGWIEVIGHRDVPGRPALYATTRQFLDDLGLTALDELPPLADPSAQLNADLLGQHAIEFAEGDAQSVQPAEQNSASEAGEPASLEAAQADAAQYAASGFEAQRHETVAGSTSEPEAHAEAAGQAGTTNASGAPYDTQQEPEPAARTGVTGLAQHHDPVAQTDPETPAQDSGVVRNTEHATGPNPIEAAHDDPEDRRDAAQDAGFLTDDETESRSA; encoded by the coding sequence ATGAATACCCAAGAGGCGAAGATCGTCCTCGAGACTGCCTTGATCTGCGCGCAGGAGCCGTTAAAGCTCGGCGATTTGCGCAAGCTCTTTGCCGACGGCGTGTCGGCAGACACTGTTCGGACTTTGCTCGAAGACCTGAAGCGGGACTGGTCTGGGCGCGGTGTGGAGCTGGTCGGGCTGGCGTCGGGCTGGCGGTTTCAAAGCAAGCCCGCGATGCGTTCGTATCTGGATCGGTTGCATCCGGAAAAACCGCCGAAGTATTCGCGCGCGGTGCTCGAAACGCTCGCGATCATTGCCTATCGGCAACCGGTGACACGGGGCGATATCGAAGAAATTCGCGGTGTGACGGTGAATACGCAGGTCGTCAAGCAACTCGAGGACCGCGGCTGGATCGAGGTGATCGGTCATCGCGACGTGCCGGGACGTCCTGCGCTGTATGCGACCACGCGCCAGTTCCTCGACGACCTCGGCCTGACCGCGCTCGACGAGCTGCCGCCGCTTGCCGATCCGTCTGCGCAACTGAACGCGGATCTGCTGGGTCAGCACGCGATCGAGTTTGCTGAGGGCGATGCGCAAAGCGTGCAGCCGGCAGAGCAGAACTCGGCGAGTGAGGCTGGCGAGCCGGCTTCGCTGGAAGCGGCGCAAGCCGACGCGGCGCAGTACGCCGCGTCGGGATTCGAAGCGCAGCGGCACGAGACCGTAGCCGGGTCGACGTCCGAGCCGGAGGCCCATGCCGAAGCGGCCGGGCAGGCCGGCACGACAAATGCGTCGGGCGCGCCGTACGACACGCAACAAGAGCCCGAACCGGCAGCGCGGACCGGCGTTACCGGCTTGGCACAGCATCACGATCCGGTCGCCCAGACCGATCCGGAAACACCCGCGCAAGACTCGGGCGTAGTTCGCAATACGGAGCACGCCACCGGGCCGAACCCGATCGAGGCGGCGCACGACGATCCCGAGGATCGCCGCGATGCCGCGCAGGACGCAGGCTTTCTGACCGACGACGAAACCGAGTCGCGCAGCGCCTGA
- the rimP gene encoding ribosome maturation factor RimP, with translation MQLTELIETTVVGLGYELVDLERTGRGMLCIYIDQPAGIAIEDCEKVTRQLQHVLTVENIDYERLEVSSPGLDRPLKKLADFERFAGSEAVITLKKPLDGRKSYRGILHAPQGETIGLEFEGKEGAAMLDFTLADMDKARLVPKVDFRSRKQ, from the coding sequence GTGCAACTGACGGAACTGATTGAAACCACGGTCGTGGGACTCGGCTACGAGCTCGTCGATCTCGAGCGCACCGGGCGCGGCATGTTGTGTATCTATATCGACCAGCCGGCCGGCATCGCGATCGAAGACTGCGAGAAAGTCACGCGTCAGCTCCAGCACGTTCTGACGGTCGAAAATATCGATTACGAGCGGCTCGAAGTGTCGTCGCCCGGTCTCGACCGCCCGCTGAAAAAACTGGCGGATTTTGAACGCTTCGCGGGCAGCGAAGCGGTTATCACACTGAAAAAGCCATTGGACGGTCGGAAATCGTACCGGGGTATCTTGCATGCTCCGCAGGGCGAGACGATCGGTCTGGAATTTGAAGGAAAAGAAGGCGCCGCGATGCTCGATTTCACGCTCGCGGACATGGACAAGGCGCGCCTTGTTCCGAAAGTTGACTTTAGGAGCCGCAAACAATGA
- the rluB gene encoding 23S rRNA pseudouridine(2605) synthase RluB — protein MTHTHDTDSSESERAVPSARTDERTTQASAGEGERPAHGAEADGEERPRRGLRRGPRSLIARRRAGAKTKAVEGAPAEGAPVVSEAPPDGEVVAPVRTPRKDAGAKQGGRRNAGGAKREGASREGQRERQPREGQREGQREGQRHNRRGADAAAATDSAQDDLFSYVTSPAFDADNSATGGVRAPMLRRGKPAGPKRVLSPDDDAPKLHKVLAEAGMGSRRDMEELIIAGRVSVNGEPAHIGQRIMPTDQVRINGKPVKRKLASKPPRVLLYHKPTGEIVSHADPEGRPSVFDKLPPMKTAKWVAVGRLDFNTEGLLMLTTSGDLANRFMHPRYSVEREYAVRVVGELAEGMRQKLLHGVELEDGPANFLRIRDGGGEGTNHWYHVALAEGRNREVRRMFEAAGLMVSRLIRTRHGSISLPKGLKRGRWEELEDNQVRALMASVGLKAPTEERGSRNAAPERRQPDPMQTSMGFINREPVLMSHSRFEQQPRGQGRRGAAAGGFGAGAGFGAGAANRGAGGQRGRDVDGNRAPSPNGNRARTGGKRAGQAPGSGGGNRAPGGNRGGNANRAGGNAGPGGANRGGGAPRGRSRGR, from the coding sequence TTGACACATACCCACGACACCGATTCGTCCGAATCCGAGCGCGCCGTGCCGTCGGCGCGGACCGACGAACGCACCACGCAAGCGTCGGCAGGCGAAGGCGAGCGCCCGGCTCACGGCGCGGAAGCAGACGGCGAAGAGCGTCCGCGCCGCGGTCTGCGTCGCGGGCCGCGCAGCCTGATCGCGCGACGGCGCGCCGGCGCGAAGACGAAGGCAGTTGAGGGCGCGCCCGCAGAGGGCGCGCCGGTAGTCTCCGAGGCGCCGCCGGATGGCGAGGTCGTCGCGCCGGTGCGCACGCCGCGCAAGGATGCGGGCGCCAAGCAGGGCGGTCGACGCAACGCCGGCGGAGCGAAGCGCGAGGGCGCGTCGCGCGAAGGCCAGCGTGAACGTCAGCCGCGCGAAGGCCAGCGAGAGGGGCAACGCGAGGGCCAGCGCCACAACCGTCGCGGCGCCGATGCGGCTGCGGCCACGGATTCGGCTCAGGATGATCTGTTCTCGTACGTGACGTCGCCGGCGTTCGATGCCGACAACAGCGCGACTGGTGGCGTGCGCGCGCCGATGCTGCGCCGCGGCAAGCCCGCAGGCCCGAAACGCGTGCTCTCGCCCGACGACGACGCGCCGAAGCTGCACAAGGTGCTCGCCGAAGCGGGCATGGGCTCGCGCCGCGATATGGAGGAGCTGATCATCGCCGGCCGCGTGTCGGTGAACGGCGAGCCGGCGCACATCGGCCAGCGCATCATGCCGACCGACCAGGTCCGCATCAACGGCAAGCCGGTCAAGCGCAAGCTCGCCAGCAAGCCGCCGCGCGTGCTTCTGTACCACAAACCGACCGGCGAAATCGTCAGCCACGCGGACCCGGAAGGCCGTCCGTCGGTGTTCGACAAGCTGCCGCCGATGAAGACCGCCAAGTGGGTCGCGGTCGGCCGTCTCGACTTCAACACAGAGGGTCTGCTGATGCTGACCACGTCGGGCGATCTCGCGAACCGCTTCATGCATCCGCGCTATAGCGTCGAGCGTGAGTACGCGGTGCGCGTCGTCGGCGAACTCGCCGAGGGCATGCGTCAGAAGCTGCTGCACGGCGTCGAACTCGAGGACGGCCCGGCGAATTTCCTGCGCATCCGCGACGGCGGTGGCGAAGGCACCAATCACTGGTACCACGTCGCGCTCGCCGAGGGGCGGAATCGCGAAGTGCGCCGCATGTTCGAGGCGGCCGGCCTGATGGTCAGCCGGCTGATTCGCACGCGCCACGGCTCGATTTCGCTGCCCAAGGGCCTGAAACGCGGCCGCTGGGAAGAGCTCGAGGACAATCAGGTGCGCGCGCTGATGGCATCGGTCGGCCTGAAGGCGCCGACCGAGGAGCGCGGCAGTCGTAATGCGGCGCCGGAGCGTCGTCAGCCGGATCCGATGCAGACGTCGATGGGCTTCATCAACCGCGAGCCGGTGTTGATGTCGCACAGCCGCTTCGAACAGCAGCCCCGTGGACAGGGTCGCCGTGGCGCGGCGGCCGGTGGCTTTGGCGCGGGCGCGGGTTTCGGTGCCGGCGCGGCCAATCGGGGCGCCGGTGGCCAGCGCGGCCGGGACGTTGACGGCAATCGCGCGCCATCGCCCAACGGCAATCGTGCGCGTACCGGTGGCAAGCGTGCCGGCCAGGCGCCGGGCAGTGGCGGCGGCAATCGCGCGCCAGGCGGCAATCGGGGCGGTAACGCGAACCGTGCTGGTGGCAACGCGGGTCCGGGCGGCGCAAATCGTGGCGGCGGCGCGCCGCGCGGACGCTCACGCGGCCGGTAA
- a CDS encoding pyridoxal phosphate-dependent aminotransferase: protein MSELDLSVPSIPNARDAVRALRPSQIREVANAGFGVDDVLPFWFGESDRVTPAFIRDAASAALAAGATFYTHNLGIAPLRAALAGYVSALHGATSPEHVAVTSAGVNALMLAAQLVVGAGDRVVAVTPLWPNLVEIPKILGAHVETVALGYGEHGWQLDVGQLLAALTPDTKMLMINSPNNPTGWVMNRDDQRTVLEHCRRHGIWIVADEVYERLYYPGDGAAEAAGARTAPSFLDLAARDERVICVNSFSKAWLMTGWRLGWIVAPTALMDDLAKLVEYNTSCAPAFVQQAGIAALEQGEGFTQELVRNLRTSRDHLVRALSAVPGVDVKAPLGAMYLFFSMPGSTRSLDLCKAMVREVGLGVAPGSAFGPQGEGFVRWCYACDTARLDAGVERLTQFLADHAGA from the coding sequence ATGAGCGAATTGGACCTGTCCGTGCCCTCCATCCCGAATGCGCGCGACGCCGTGCGCGCGCTGCGTCCATCGCAAATCCGTGAAGTCGCGAACGCCGGTTTCGGCGTCGACGACGTGCTGCCGTTCTGGTTCGGCGAGTCCGACCGCGTGACACCCGCGTTCATCCGCGACGCCGCGAGCGCCGCGCTTGCCGCCGGCGCTACTTTCTACACGCACAACCTGGGCATCGCGCCGTTGCGCGCGGCACTCGCCGGCTACGTCAGCGCGTTGCACGGTGCGACGTCGCCCGAGCATGTCGCGGTGACGAGCGCAGGCGTCAACGCGCTGATGCTCGCCGCGCAGCTGGTGGTCGGCGCCGGCGATCGGGTGGTCGCGGTTACGCCGCTGTGGCCGAATCTGGTCGAGATTCCGAAGATTCTCGGCGCGCACGTCGAAACCGTCGCGCTCGGATACGGCGAACACGGCTGGCAGCTCGACGTCGGGCAATTGCTGGCTGCGCTGACACCCGACACGAAGATGCTGATGATCAACTCGCCGAACAATCCGACCGGCTGGGTGATGAATCGCGACGACCAGCGCACCGTGCTGGAACACTGCCGGCGTCACGGGATCTGGATCGTCGCGGACGAAGTCTACGAGCGGCTCTACTATCCCGGCGACGGCGCCGCCGAGGCGGCAGGCGCGCGGACCGCGCCGTCGTTTCTCGACCTCGCGGCGCGCGACGAACGCGTGATCTGCGTGAATTCGTTTTCGAAAGCCTGGCTGATGACCGGATGGCGGCTCGGCTGGATCGTCGCGCCGACCGCATTGATGGACGACCTGGCGAAGCTGGTCGAGTACAACACCTCGTGCGCGCCGGCGTTCGTGCAGCAGGCGGGCATCGCGGCGCTCGAGCAGGGCGAGGGCTTTACGCAGGAGCTGGTGCGCAACTTGAGGACGTCGCGCGATCATCTGGTGCGCGCGCTGTCGGCGGTGCCGGGCGTCGATGTGAAGGCGCCGCTGGGCGCGATGTATCTGTTCTTTTCGATGCCGGGCTCGACGCGCAGCCTCGATTTGTGCAAGGCGATGGTGCGCGAAGTCGGGCTCGGCGTGGCGCCGGGCAGCGCGTTCGGGCCGCAGGGTGAGGGGTTCGTGCGCTGGTGCTATGCGTGCGATACGGCGCGGCTCGATGCGGGCGTCGAGCGCTTGACGCAGTTTCTGGCGGACCACGCCGGCGCCTGA